A DNA window from Trichosurus vulpecula isolate mTriVul1 chromosome 2, mTriVul1.pri, whole genome shotgun sequence contains the following coding sequences:
- the LOC118835828 gene encoding serine protease 58-like, producing MKIVLLFGLLTLAAAQFTNKRNENSDATFLAYLKSDYQPCVGTLIHQQWVVTAAHCYLPYLQVKIGTPNQNIKGWLQDQEINYEFIFRHPNFTADSPEHDIMLIKLDKSNNLHVLVDLPTSISDLNGSMCVISGWSQNWKYPFRDADIQINQMAQWLSPIQCKGASSRNITIRSMNNMFCAGMYPHQQNFCQEVSAAAAICKGQLHGILSWTDGCVLKGDIGFYTKVSRYRDWILDIIKKN from the exons ctgctcagttcactaataagagaaatgaaaattctgACGCCACATTTTTGGCCTACCTGAAATCTGACTACCAGCCTTGTGTGGGCACCTTGATCCACCAGCAGTGGGTGGTGACAGCTGCTCACTGCTACCTACC ATACCTCCAGGTGAAAATAGGTACTCCAAACCAAAACATTAAGGGTTGGCTCCAGGATCAGGAAATAAACTATGAATTTATCTTCAGACATCCAAATTTCACGGCAGACTCTCCAGAACATGACATAATGTTGATCAAGCTGGACAAGTCCAACAACCTCCATGTGTTAGTGGACCTGCCTACTAGCATCAGTGACCTAAATGGATCAATGTGTGTTATTTCTGGCTGGAGTCAGAACTGGAAATATCCTT TCAGAGATGCAGACATCCAGATAAATCAAATGGCTCAGTGGCTTTCTCCCATTCAATGCAAGGGAGCCTCTTCAAGAAACATCACTATAAGGAGCATGAACAACATGTTCTGTGCAGGAATGTATCCACATCAGCAGAATTTCTGTCAG GAGGTGTCTGCTGCTGCCGCCATTTGCAAAGGACAGCTCCATGGGATCCTGTCCTGGACGGATGGGTGTGTTCTGAAAGGTGATATCGGCTTCTACACCAAAGTATCCAGATATAGAGACTGGATCCTTGacattatcaagaagaactga